One segment of Papaver somniferum cultivar HN1 unplaced genomic scaffold, ASM357369v1 unplaced-scaffold_137, whole genome shotgun sequence DNA contains the following:
- the LOC113334518 gene encoding calreticulin-like isoform X2 has protein sequence MASPRANLALLSLLSLSLFLTISAEVFFEERFEDGWENRWVKSDWKKDENMAGEWNFTSGKWTGDANDKGIQTSEDYRFYAISAAFPEFSNKGKTLVFQFNVKHEQKLDCGGGYMKLLSDDVDQKKFGGDTPYSIMFGPDICGYSTKKVHAILTKGDKNHLIKKDVPCETDQLTHVYTFILRPDATYIILIDNSEKQTGSLYSDWDILPPKKIKDPEAKKPEDWDDKEYIDDPEDKKPEGYDDIPQEIVDPEARQPEDWDESEDGEWTAPTVPNPEYKGPWTAKQIKNPNYKGKWKAPMIDNPDFKDDPEIYVYPKLKYVGIELWQVKSGTMFDNVLVCDDPDYAKKLAEETWGKQKEGEKAAFDEAEKKKEEEEKDEAGESDEEKEDDEADAEDSDKDEKADAEADAEDSDNEHHDEL, from the exons ATGGCGTCTCCACGAGCAAATCTTGCTCTCCTCTCACTACTTTCTCTTTCACTCTTTCTAACTATTTCCGCTGAAGTTTTTTTCGAAGAGCGATTCGAAG ATGGATGGGAAAATCGATGGGTTAAATCTGACTGGAAGAAGGATGAGAACATGGCTGGGGAGTGGAACTTTACTTCCGGTAAATGGACCGGTGATGCTAATGACAAAG GTATCCAAACCAGTGAAGACTACAGGTTTTATGCCATCTCTGCTGCATTCCCAGAGTTCAGCAACAAAGGAAAGACATTGGTTTTCCAATTCAATGTTAAACACGAGCAAAAGCTTGATTGTGGTGGTGGCTACATGAAGTTGCTCAGTGATGATGTTGACCAGAAGAAGTTTGGTGGTGACACTCCATACAG TATCATGTTTGGCCCAGACATTTGTGGATACAGTACCAAAAAGGTCCATGCAATTCTTACAAAGGGAGACAAGAATCATTTGATCAAGAAGGATGTTCCTTGCGAGACTGATCAGCTTACTCATGTGTACACTTTCATCCTTCGACCAGATGCTACATACATCATCCTTATCGACAACTCTGAGAAACAGACTGGAAGTTTGTACAGTGACTGGGATATTCTCCCACCTAAGAAAATCAAGGATCCTGAAGCCAAGAAG CCTGAAGATTGGGATGACAAGGAGTACATTGATGATCCTGAAGATAAGAAGCCAGAG GGATATGATGACATTCCACAAGAGATTGTTGACCCTGAAGCGAGACAG CCTGAAGACTGGGATGAGTCAGAAGATGGTGAGTGGACAGCTCCAACAGTTCCCAACCCTGAATACAAGGGACCATGGACAGCAAAG CAAATTAAGAACCCCAACTACAAGGGAAAATGGAAGGCACCTATGATTGACAACCCAG ATTTCAAGGATGACCCTGAAATCTATGTCTACCCCAAGTTGAAATATGTGGGCATTGAATTGTGGCAG GTGAAATCAGGAACTATGTTCGACAACGTCTTGGTCTGCGATGATCCTGATTATGCAAAGAAGCTCGCAGAGGAAACATGGGGAAAACAAAAGGAG GGCGAGAAGGCAGCCTTTGATGAGGCCgagaaaaagaaagaggaagaG GAAAAGGATGAAGCAGGTGAATCAGATGAA GAAAAGGAAGATGATGAGGCTGATGCCGAAGATTCTGATAAGGATGAAAAGGCTGATGCAGAAGCAGATGCTGAAGATTCTGACAATGAACATCAT GACGAGCTGTAG
- the LOC113334518 gene encoding calreticulin-like isoform X1, producing MASPRANLALLSLLSLSLFLTISAEVFFEERFEDGWENRWVKSDWKKDENMAGEWNFTSGKWTGDANDKGIQTSEDYRFYAISAAFPEFSNKGKTLVFQFNVKHEQKLDCGGGYMKLLSDDVDQKKFGGDTPYSIMFGPDICGYSTKKVHAILTKGDKNHLIKKDVPCETDQLTHVYTFILRPDATYIILIDNSEKQTGSLYSDWDILPPKKIKDPEAKKPEDWDDKEYIDDPEDKKPEGYDDIPQEIVDPEARQPEDWDESEDGEWTAPTVPNPEYKGPWTAKQIKNPNYKGKWKAPMIDNPDFKDDPEIYVYPKLKYVGIELWQVKSGTMFDNVLVCDDPDYAKKLAEETWGKQKEGEKAAFDEAEKKKEEEEKDEAGESDEDEKEDDEADAEDSDKDEKADAEADAEDSDNEHHDEL from the exons ATGGCGTCTCCACGAGCAAATCTTGCTCTCCTCTCACTACTTTCTCTTTCACTCTTTCTAACTATTTCCGCTGAAGTTTTTTTCGAAGAGCGATTCGAAG ATGGATGGGAAAATCGATGGGTTAAATCTGACTGGAAGAAGGATGAGAACATGGCTGGGGAGTGGAACTTTACTTCCGGTAAATGGACCGGTGATGCTAATGACAAAG GTATCCAAACCAGTGAAGACTACAGGTTTTATGCCATCTCTGCTGCATTCCCAGAGTTCAGCAACAAAGGAAAGACATTGGTTTTCCAATTCAATGTTAAACACGAGCAAAAGCTTGATTGTGGTGGTGGCTACATGAAGTTGCTCAGTGATGATGTTGACCAGAAGAAGTTTGGTGGTGACACTCCATACAG TATCATGTTTGGCCCAGACATTTGTGGATACAGTACCAAAAAGGTCCATGCAATTCTTACAAAGGGAGACAAGAATCATTTGATCAAGAAGGATGTTCCTTGCGAGACTGATCAGCTTACTCATGTGTACACTTTCATCCTTCGACCAGATGCTACATACATCATCCTTATCGACAACTCTGAGAAACAGACTGGAAGTTTGTACAGTGACTGGGATATTCTCCCACCTAAGAAAATCAAGGATCCTGAAGCCAAGAAG CCTGAAGATTGGGATGACAAGGAGTACATTGATGATCCTGAAGATAAGAAGCCAGAG GGATATGATGACATTCCACAAGAGATTGTTGACCCTGAAGCGAGACAG CCTGAAGACTGGGATGAGTCAGAAGATGGTGAGTGGACAGCTCCAACAGTTCCCAACCCTGAATACAAGGGACCATGGACAGCAAAG CAAATTAAGAACCCCAACTACAAGGGAAAATGGAAGGCACCTATGATTGACAACCCAG ATTTCAAGGATGACCCTGAAATCTATGTCTACCCCAAGTTGAAATATGTGGGCATTGAATTGTGGCAG GTGAAATCAGGAACTATGTTCGACAACGTCTTGGTCTGCGATGATCCTGATTATGCAAAGAAGCTCGCAGAGGAAACATGGGGAAAACAAAAGGAG GGCGAGAAGGCAGCCTTTGATGAGGCCgagaaaaagaaagaggaagaG GAAAAGGATGAAGCAGGTGAATCAGATGAA GATGAAAAGGAAGATGATGAGGCTGATGCCGAAGATTCTGATAAGGATGAAAAGGCTGATGCAGAAGCAGATGCTGAAGATTCTGACAATGAACATCAT GACGAGCTGTAG